A portion of the Lysinibacillus timonensis genome contains these proteins:
- a CDS encoding ATP-binding protein: MKSFMYSSVAIVLLLLTYLMMSQFPISKSEKVLPEAENGVIDLRNFDFHQGAVELKGEWEFISNSLVDVEEFDEQKSTIVKVPNLWKNYSVNGVPVSKFTSGTYRLKVLLDDTIDVYGIKTTSIRMSNATYINGEYVGGSGRPAEDETYSPHNTPFTAFFSPNNPEIEILIHVANFDYASGGGIVGAVYFGDQNSILNVHNASIFYDWVTITAFLTMFVYFLGSYLQFRKDIELLYFALFCFSTMAYSVSHGEKVLLMLIPEMAYGVFERIQILSSIMIGVFLLLYFNHALRNYIHKRIVKIFNFVGVLLGLSAFLPIFINSQFQGMYSIYLFMVIAYIISIQIKAIKQRAVGTIYLIIASIAILIYFIVATLNTLSDYQLSILPPLLPFICLLMLALFISNRFTHSFLKKEELTNALLRIDKLKDEFVAKTSHEFRTPLHGITAISQSLLEKDNSISDEDTEKINLIRKTAERLSHLVNDILDHSKIQQGELKLTIAPVDLYSITHVITGIFHYMVKKDIEIHNNIARGIFVLADENRLRQILYNLIDNAAKYTNQGRIDISASEINGIVTVEVSDTGIGIPEQHINNLFNPFQQFDSSIGGTGLGLSVVKQLVELQKGEIWVDSEVGKGTSFVFSLPIATPVVKQDAAEAVPYYPKISSIELSIPLRIKKDGKKILVADDDHVNLKVMIEMLETEQYSIIAVDHGQAVLDEIKHHPDIDLVVLDIMMPGLSGYEVSIELRKMFGLSELPILMLTAAITPEDMIAAFQSGANDFLHKPFVASELKTRIRNLLLIKESANETTKMEIAFLQAQIKPHFIYNVLNTILSLSYLDIDKTRAMIKDFATFLRGSFSFENTSSLGPLKKELALVQSYVNIHQTRFPNKIEWIAEVDDDIESYLIPPLLIQPIIENAILHGLKNVKTGGQVSLSIKKKENFLSIIVKDNGIGISEGHLKTLLSEEKEVNRGIGLKNVAKRIKYFQNTAINISSNENVGTAIEIIFPIINSKVSE, translated from the coding sequence ATGAAAAGCTTTATGTATTCATCAGTTGCTATTGTTTTACTATTACTGACTTATTTAATGATGAGCCAGTTTCCCATAAGTAAATCAGAAAAAGTGCTTCCAGAAGCAGAGAACGGGGTTATTGATTTACGTAATTTTGATTTTCATCAGGGTGCAGTTGAATTGAAAGGGGAATGGGAATTTATATCCAATAGCTTAGTAGATGTTGAAGAATTCGATGAGCAAAAATCGACCATTGTCAAGGTACCTAATTTGTGGAAAAATTATTCGGTTAATGGAGTACCAGTATCAAAATTTACAAGCGGTACATATCGCTTAAAGGTTTTATTGGATGACACTATTGATGTGTATGGAATTAAGACAACAAGTATTCGAATGTCTAATGCAACTTATATAAACGGAGAGTACGTAGGAGGAAGTGGTAGGCCAGCAGAAGATGAAACCTATTCTCCACACAACACTCCATTTACAGCATTTTTTTCCCCTAATAATCCAGAGATTGAAATATTAATACATGTAGCAAATTTTGATTATGCTTCGGGTGGAGGAATTGTTGGTGCCGTTTACTTTGGCGATCAGAATAGTATTTTAAATGTACATAATGCTTCTATCTTTTATGATTGGGTTACAATTACAGCGTTTTTAACAATGTTCGTTTACTTTTTAGGAAGCTATCTCCAATTTAGAAAAGATATCGAATTACTGTATTTTGCGCTTTTTTGTTTTTCAACAATGGCCTATTCAGTATCCCATGGAGAAAAAGTACTTCTGATGCTTATTCCAGAAATGGCATATGGGGTATTTGAGCGGATCCAAATATTATCGAGTATTATGATTGGGGTATTTTTATTACTTTATTTTAACCATGCATTACGAAACTATATTCATAAAAGAATTGTGAAAATATTTAATTTTGTAGGCGTTTTGTTAGGTTTGTCGGCTTTTCTTCCGATATTTATTAATTCGCAATTTCAAGGTATGTATTCGATCTACTTGTTTATGGTAATTGCTTACATCATCTCAATTCAAATAAAAGCAATAAAGCAACGGGCTGTTGGAACAATCTATTTAATTATAGCATCTATTGCAATATTAATTTATTTCATCGTAGCTACATTAAATACACTAAGCGACTATCAGTTATCAATCTTACCACCACTATTACCATTTATTTGCTTATTGATGTTAGCATTGTTCATTTCAAATCGATTTACACATTCCTTCTTGAAAAAAGAGGAATTAACAAATGCTTTATTACGAATTGATAAGTTAAAGGATGAATTTGTAGCTAAAACTTCTCATGAGTTTCGAACACCCCTACACGGGATTACGGCGATTTCACAATCTTTACTAGAGAAAGATAATTCAATTTCAGATGAAGATACTGAAAAAATTAACTTAATAAGGAAAACGGCAGAACGGTTATCCCATTTAGTCAATGACATATTGGATCATTCCAAAATTCAACAAGGTGAATTAAAACTTACTATCGCACCAGTTGATTTATATTCTATAACACATGTTATTACTGGAATTTTCCACTATATGGTGAAGAAGGATATTGAAATACATAATAATATTGCACGCGGAATATTTGTGCTCGCTGATGAGAATCGTTTAAGGCAAATTCTTTATAATTTAATTGATAATGCAGCCAAATATACCAACCAGGGTAGAATCGACATAAGCGCAAGTGAGATAAATGGAATAGTGACAGTTGAGGTTTCGGATACAGGGATTGGGATTCCTGAACAACACATCAATAATCTCTTTAATCCATTTCAACAATTTGACAGTTCAATAGGGGGGACTGGTCTAGGATTAAGTGTTGTGAAACAACTTGTTGAATTACAGAAGGGAGAAATCTGGGTAGATTCAGAAGTAGGTAAAGGTACTTCTTTCGTATTTTCACTACCCATTGCAACCCCAGTTGTCAAACAAGATGCTGCAGAGGCTGTACCCTATTATCCAAAAATCAGTTCAATTGAATTGTCTATACCGTTACGTATCAAAAAGGATGGAAAGAAAATTTTAGTTGCAGACGATGACCATGTCAATCTGAAAGTGATGATTGAGATGTTAGAAACAGAACAATATTCTATAATTGCTGTAGACCACGGTCAGGCTGTGTTAGACGAAATAAAGCATCATCCAGACATAGACCTAGTTGTGCTAGATATTATGATGCCAGGATTATCAGGTTACGAAGTTAGTATAGAATTGAGGAAAATGTTTGGTTTATCTGAACTACCCATTCTAATGTTAACGGCCGCTATAACACCAGAAGATATGATTGCTGCTTTCCAATCAGGCGCCAATGACTTTTTACATAAGCCGTTTGTAGCTTCTGAATTGAAAACAAGGATTCGAAACCTATTACTAATTAAAGAATCAGCAAACGAAACAACAAAGATGGAGATTGCGTTTCTTCAAGCACAGATCAAACCACATTTTATTTACAATGTGTTAAACACCATTCTTTCGTTAAGCTATCTTGATATCGATAAGACAAGAGCAATGATTAAGGATTTTGCTACTTTTTTGAGAGGTAGCTTCTCATTTGAAAATACCAGTAGTTTAGGTCCTTTGAAAAAGGAGCTGGCACTTGTGCAATCTTATGTAAATATTCATCAAACAAGATTCCCTAATAAAATTGAATGGATTGCTGAGGTAGATGATGATATTGAGAGTTACTTGATTCCGCCATTATTAATACAACCCATTATAGAAAACGCCATTCTCCATGGCTTAAAAAATGTAAAAACCGGTGGACAGGTTTCATTATCAATTAAGAAGAAAGAGAACTTCTTATCAATAATAGTGAAAGACAATGGAATTGGAATATCTGAAGGTCACTTAAAGACCTTATTATCAGAAGAAAAGGAAGTAAATCGAGGCATTGGCTTGAAGAACGTTGCAAAACGTATAAAGTATTTCCAAAATACCGCAATTAATATCTCTAGTAATGAAAACGTTGGCACTGCCATAGAGATCATATTTCCAATAATCAACAGCAAAGTGAGTGAATGA
- a CDS encoding M20 family metallopeptidase — MEKKNIDLAIQLRHELHAHPELSYQEIWTKEHLMNFIEKHTTNLEIVDKGKYFYAIYRASNNKRNIAFRADFDALPIPETIDLPWASQIPGVAHKCGHDGHSASLAAFALEVDQKGAEQNIFFLFQHAEETAQGAIEAQQFIDDEKIDEIFGYHNMSGIPEGVVGVIDGTAHFASKGLSIEMIGAPSHASEPEKGKNPSYAIAKIIEAIPEFTSSGENEGLVLCTIIQIDVGSENYGISAHEGTLRMTIRAEKEAELDRLQTNLEELATKLCKEQGIKVSFKYNDVFPETVNHKESSDKIRQVCKENGLPIFELTSGFRASEDYGYYLKKTKGAYCFIGNGENYPPIHTYEYDFRDDNIEIAVKLFKGLAGIQ, encoded by the coding sequence ATGGAAAAGAAAAACATAGATCTAGCTATTCAACTGCGACATGAACTTCATGCTCATCCCGAACTTTCATATCAGGAGATTTGGACAAAAGAACATTTAATGAATTTTATAGAGAAACATACTACGAATTTAGAAATAGTCGATAAAGGAAAGTATTTTTACGCAATATATCGTGCTAGTAACAACAAGCGAAATATTGCCTTCCGCGCAGATTTCGATGCATTACCTATTCCAGAAACAATTGATTTACCATGGGCTTCGCAAATTCCAGGTGTTGCACATAAATGTGGTCATGATGGACACTCTGCTTCACTTGCTGCCTTTGCACTAGAAGTTGATCAAAAAGGAGCGGAACAAAATATCTTTTTCCTATTCCAACATGCGGAAGAAACGGCTCAAGGTGCAATAGAAGCTCAACAATTTATTGATGATGAAAAGATTGATGAAATTTTTGGCTATCACAACATGTCAGGAATACCTGAAGGAGTAGTTGGTGTAATAGATGGAACTGCACATTTTGCATCTAAAGGGTTATCAATTGAAATGATTGGAGCTCCTTCTCATGCTAGCGAACCTGAAAAAGGGAAAAATCCATCATATGCAATTGCAAAGATTATAGAAGCTATCCCTGAATTTACTTCATCTGGGGAAAATGAAGGTTTAGTTCTTTGTACAATTATTCAAATAGATGTTGGTTCAGAAAACTATGGGATTTCTGCACACGAAGGTACGTTGCGTATGACAATCCGAGCGGAAAAAGAAGCAGAACTCGATCGACTTCAAACGAATTTAGAGGAACTTGCAACGAAATTATGTAAAGAACAGGGCATTAAAGTAAGCTTTAAATACAATGATGTGTTCCCTGAAACCGTGAACCATAAAGAAAGCTCTGATAAAATTCGTCAAGTTTGTAAAGAAAATGGACTTCCTATTTTTGAGCTAACATCTGGTTTCCGTGCTTCAGAAGACTATGGTTATTATTTAAAGAAAACAAAGGGGGCATACTGCTTTATTGGAAATGGAGAAAACTACCCTCCAATACATACCTATGAATATGATTTCCGCGACGATAATATTGAAATTGCTGTAAAGTTATTTAAAGGACTTGCAGGAATTCAATAG
- a CDS encoding amino acid permease has protein sequence MSNLFRKKDITQLLDKNNATQLPKTLGAFDLVMLGVGAIVGTGIFLLPGTVAATHSGPAIIFSFIIASIVCALAGMCYSEFSSSVPVTGSAYTYSYIVFGELIAWIVGWALVLEYGLAVASVATGWSSYFVNLLEGLNISIPTALAGPFDPANGTFINLPAIFIVLAIAFLLTLGVKESTKINKIMVFVKVGVILLFVFVGVFYVKPTNWQPFMPFGFDGVLSGAALVFFAYLGFDAVSSAAEEVKNPQRNLPIGIIGSLLICTLLYVSVSLVLTGIVPYTGLNVSDPVSFALEMVNQNWISGIISLGAVVGMMTVILVMIFGGTRLLYALGRDGLLPKVMHEVDKKRKTPIKNTWIFATLVAFCAGFIPLGQLAELVNMGTLIAFSVVSIAIIFLRRNKNLPQNGFKVPLYPVIPILSFVSCIFLLSQLSISTWIASAVWFIVGLALYFLYGQKNSTLNK, from the coding sequence TTGAGCAATTTATTTAGGAAAAAAGATATTACACAATTATTAGATAAGAATAATGCGACACAACTCCCTAAAACGCTTGGTGCTTTTGATTTAGTGATGCTTGGTGTTGGAGCGATTGTTGGTACAGGTATATTCCTACTTCCTGGAACAGTAGCTGCCACTCATTCAGGCCCTGCTATTATTTTTTCATTCATTATCGCTTCTATTGTTTGTGCACTTGCGGGAATGTGTTATTCTGAATTTTCTTCATCAGTCCCTGTAACAGGTAGTGCTTATACATACAGTTATATTGTGTTTGGTGAACTTATTGCCTGGATTGTTGGATGGGCTCTTGTATTAGAATATGGACTTGCTGTAGCTTCCGTTGCAACTGGTTGGTCTTCTTACTTTGTTAATTTACTTGAAGGGTTAAATATTTCGATTCCAACAGCACTTGCAGGACCTTTTGACCCTGCTAATGGAACATTTATTAACTTACCAGCAATTTTCATTGTACTTGCAATTGCATTTTTATTAACGCTTGGTGTTAAAGAATCAACAAAAATTAATAAAATTATGGTATTCGTAAAAGTAGGTGTAATTTTACTATTTGTCTTTGTTGGCGTCTTTTATGTTAAACCGACAAACTGGCAACCCTTTATGCCGTTTGGTTTTGATGGTGTACTAAGTGGAGCGGCATTAGTTTTTTTCGCATATTTAGGATTTGATGCGGTATCATCTGCAGCAGAAGAAGTGAAAAATCCACAACGAAATTTACCAATTGGGATTATCGGATCATTACTTATTTGTACCCTTCTTTATGTATCCGTATCCTTAGTGTTAACAGGTATTGTCCCTTATACAGGGTTAAACGTTTCAGACCCAGTTAGTTTTGCTTTAGAAATGGTAAATCAGAATTGGATTTCAGGAATTATCTCTTTAGGAGCAGTCGTTGGAATGATGACCGTTATCCTAGTGATGATATTTGGTGGGACAAGACTACTCTATGCATTAGGACGTGATGGTTTACTACCTAAAGTAATGCATGAAGTCGATAAAAAACGTAAAACGCCAATCAAAAACACTTGGATTTTCGCTACTTTAGTTGCCTTTTGTGCAGGTTTCATACCACTTGGCCAATTAGCTGAATTGGTCAATATGGGTACTCTCATTGCTTTTTCTGTTGTATCTATCGCAATTATCTTTTTACGAAGAAATAAAAATCTTCCTCAAAATGGATTTAAAGTCCCTCTTTATCCGGTTATACCGATTTTGTCATTTGTATCTTGTATATTCCTGTTATCTCAACTTTCTATAAGTACATGGATTGCAAGCGCTGTATGGTTCATTGTTGGATTAGCCCTTTACTTCCTTTATGGACAAAAGAACAGCACATTAAATAAATAA
- the chrA gene encoding chromate efflux transporter: MIEKKRLSFRTLIEILLVSTRLGLTSFGGPTAHLGYFHEEYVRRRKWMDEKSYADLVALCQFLPGPASSQVGIGIGVIRGGIVGGIISFLGFTMPSVIVLILFALALQGFDVAESGWIHGLKIVAVAVVAHAVLGMAKNLAPDLVRKAIVLFALAVALLWQTAYSQIGIILVAAVLGYFIYNQKNEVNEPIPTSYFPISKRLGAICFTLFFGLLFFLPILREVTKLEWVAMFDSIYRAGSLVFGGGHVVLPLLEQEFVPTGWVSEEAFLAGYGVTQAVPGPLFTFAAYLGTVMNGWVGGLLATVAIFLPAFLLVFGALPFWNQLRQNDKIKGAFIGVNAAVVGILIAAFYDPIFTTTVLHSIDFIFAAILFSMLQFWKLPPWLVVLTGVVGGLVLQNIVI, from the coding sequence ATGATTGAAAAAAAGAGACTATCCTTCAGAACTCTTATTGAGATATTATTGGTATCTACTCGCTTAGGGTTAACTTCTTTTGGAGGGCCAACAGCGCACTTAGGCTATTTCCATGAAGAATATGTTCGACGACGGAAATGGATGGACGAAAAAAGTTATGCTGATTTAGTTGCATTATGTCAGTTCTTACCTGGTCCAGCTAGTAGTCAAGTTGGAATTGGGATTGGTGTAATACGTGGAGGAATTGTAGGTGGAATCATCTCCTTCCTTGGTTTTACAATGCCTTCTGTCATTGTACTTATACTTTTTGCACTTGCTTTACAAGGGTTTGATGTAGCTGAATCAGGTTGGATTCATGGTCTTAAAATAGTGGCTGTTGCAGTTGTAGCACATGCAGTTTTAGGAATGGCAAAAAATTTGGCACCCGATCTAGTGAGAAAAGCCATTGTGTTATTTGCTCTAGCAGTAGCATTACTATGGCAAACTGCCTATTCACAAATCGGTATTATTCTAGTCGCAGCTGTATTAGGGTATTTTATATACAATCAAAAAAATGAAGTGAATGAACCAATACCAACGTCATATTTCCCAATATCAAAACGGTTGGGAGCAATATGTTTTACATTGTTCTTTGGTTTGTTATTTTTCTTACCCATATTAAGAGAAGTAACGAAACTAGAATGGGTTGCAATGTTTGATAGTATTTATCGTGCCGGTTCATTAGTTTTTGGTGGTGGCCATGTTGTTCTACCATTGTTAGAGCAGGAATTTGTCCCCACGGGATGGGTAAGTGAGGAAGCATTCCTTGCAGGGTACGGTGTGACTCAAGCTGTTCCTGGACCACTATTTACGTTTGCTGCATATTTAGGAACGGTAATGAATGGTTGGGTTGGAGGGTTACTTGCAACAGTAGCCATCTTCTTGCCAGCATTTTTATTGGTGTTTGGTGCACTTCCTTTTTGGAATCAGCTACGTCAAAATGATAAAATAAAAGGAGCATTTATTGGGGTAAATGCTGCAGTTGTAGGTATATTAATCGCAGCTTTCTATGATCCGATTTTTACTACGACAGTTTTACATTCTATTGATTTTATATTTGCAGCAATATTATTTAGTATGTTGCAATTTTGGAAACTCCCTCCATGGTTAGTTGTATTGACAGGTGTTGTAGGAGGACTTGTATTACAAAATATAGTTATATAA
- a CDS encoding DUF346 domain-containing protein, translated as MYMYNGYPYYYVQNVPMQQPLGNVPFNNYYQNSYPVNYYAQTNQPMYVQQTQQTNKPTVQQVLQVIRSQHSNLYTQLERAGVSRQLAEAFTFFVVNYTINQANPNQSAQRIYELFQKETPWFNLLIESLNLPLETVDRILIRVIQITLNEIRRGQPGPGPRPEPGQGWSEFENLGGILTSDPGVASWQPNRLDVFVRGTDNALFHKWWDGSRWSDYENLGGVLTSAPDAVSWGPNRIDVFVRGTDNALYHKWWDGSRWSDWENLGGALTSGPAVSSRRANRLDVFVRGNGNRLYKKTWNGSRWEDWEDLGGNLNSDPAAVSWGPNRIDVFARGQNNNLIHKWWDGSRWSDWENLGGNLTSAPAVSSRRANQLDVFIRGTGNRLYQKTWNGSRWSDWVNLGGNLTSGPAAVSWGPNRIDVFVRGANNNLYHSYFGR; from the coding sequence ATGTACATGTATAATGGCTATCCATATTATTACGTTCAAAATGTTCCTATGCAACAACCACTGGGCAATGTACCCTTTAACAACTATTATCAAAATAGTTACCCTGTGAATTATTATGCGCAAACGAATCAGCCAATGTATGTTCAGCAAACTCAACAAACTAATAAACCAACTGTTCAACAAGTTTTACAAGTTATTCGTTCACAACATAGCAATCTTTACACTCAACTAGAAAGAGCTGGAGTAAGTAGACAGTTAGCTGAGGCATTTACTTTTTTTGTCGTAAACTACACAATTAATCAAGCAAATCCAAATCAGTCCGCTCAGAGAATTTATGAATTATTCCAAAAAGAAACACCTTGGTTTAACTTACTTATCGAATCATTGAATCTTCCATTAGAAACGGTTGATCGTATATTAATAAGAGTAATTCAAATTACATTAAATGAAATACGAAGAGGACAACCGGGACCCGGCCCTAGACCCGAACCAGGCCAAGGATGGTCTGAGTTTGAAAATTTAGGTGGGATCTTAACTTCTGACCCAGGAGTAGCTTCTTGGCAACCAAACCGACTAGATGTATTTGTCAGAGGAACTGACAATGCACTTTTCCACAAATGGTGGGATGGTAGCAGATGGAGCGATTACGAGAACCTTGGAGGTGTGTTAACTAGCGCCCCTGATGCGGTTTCTTGGGGTCCTAATCGTATTGACGTGTTTGTAAGAGGAACTGACAACGCACTTTACCATAAATGGTGGGATGGTAGTAGGTGGAGTGACTGGGAAAACCTTGGTGGCGCCTTAACCAGTGGGCCTGCAGTTTCTTCACGTCGTGCAAACCGATTGGATGTTTTCGTTCGAGGCAATGGTAACCGACTATATAAAAAGACTTGGAATGGTTCTCGCTGGGAAGACTGGGAAGACCTTGGAGGTAATTTAAACTCTGATCCTGCTGCTGTTTCCTGGGGGCCAAACAGAATTGATGTATTTGCGAGAGGACAAAATAATAATCTAATTCATAAATGGTGGGATGGCTCACGATGGAGCGACTGGGAAAACCTTGGTGGTAATTTAACAAGTGCTCCTGCAGTTTCTTCACGTCGTGCAAACCAACTTGATGTTTTTATAAGAGGAACTGGTAATCGACTATATCAGAAAACTTGGAATGGTTCTCGTTGGAGCGATTGGGTTAACCTTGGTGGTAATTTAACCAGTGGACCTGCAGCTGTTTCTTGGGGGCCTAACCGTATTGATGTGTTTGTAAGAGGAGCAAATAATAACCTTTATCATAGCTATTTTGGTCGATAA
- a CDS encoding response regulator has product MILLKAVLIDDEVLGIKLLDTLLNEIGGVEVVASFTDPIEGLANLQNLQADVLFLDIEMPVITGIQIAEKIELQTNIPEIVFVTAYDQYALEAFNVEAVDYILKPLEKSRLQKTISKIARRNYSKDDELNNNNMLKAQFFGSFQLKYQQGNLVKWRTKKVKELAAYLIYNKKPIHSQQIMEVLWPNTHIDKAVTLLHSTIYQLRKVFREFGMTDAIRYKEECYSFNVEIDSDLNQLIMSAKNNNIELLLELYEADFLSMNDYVWAIQESTRIRKEVLQILEGVVFNRHYENYPTNIYESALKKLNEIEPWDERYTLKFVEYLIGQGDKKTAKDTIQKYKYTARKEFLGNESKDEEFINLLEGLINN; this is encoded by the coding sequence ATGATATTGCTAAAAGCGGTATTAATTGATGATGAAGTGTTAGGTATAAAATTATTAGATACGTTATTGAATGAGATAGGCGGGGTAGAGGTTGTGGCATCCTTCACCGACCCAATTGAGGGATTAGCCAATCTTCAAAACTTGCAAGCCGATGTACTATTTTTAGATATTGAGATGCCTGTAATCACTGGTATTCAAATCGCAGAAAAAATAGAGTTGCAAACAAATATACCTGAAATTGTATTTGTGACAGCTTATGACCAATATGCATTGGAAGCCTTTAATGTGGAGGCAGTTGATTATATTTTAAAACCTTTAGAAAAATCAAGGTTGCAGAAGACGATTAGCAAAATAGCAAGACGAAATTATTCGAAAGATGATGAACTGAATAATAACAATATGTTAAAAGCACAATTTTTCGGTAGTTTTCAATTGAAATATCAACAAGGAAATTTGGTAAAATGGAGAACAAAAAAGGTAAAAGAACTCGCTGCTTATCTAATTTATAATAAAAAACCAATTCATAGCCAGCAGATCATGGAAGTGCTTTGGCCTAATACACATATCGATAAGGCAGTTACTTTATTACATTCAACAATTTATCAGCTTCGGAAAGTATTCCGAGAGTTCGGAATGACGGATGCGATTAGATATAAGGAAGAATGTTATTCGTTTAATGTTGAGATTGACAGTGATCTAAATCAATTAATAATGTCTGCAAAAAATAATAATATAGAATTATTGTTAGAATTGTATGAAGCAGATTTTTTATCAATGAATGATTACGTTTGGGCAATTCAAGAATCTACCCGTATTCGTAAAGAAGTGTTGCAAATCCTGGAGGGCGTTGTTTTTAATCGTCATTACGAAAACTACCCTACCAATATATACGAAAGTGCATTAAAAAAGTTAAACGAAATTGAACCCTGGGATGAACGCTACACCTTGAAATTTGTCGAATATTTGATAGGTCAAGGAGATAAGAAAACTGCAAAAGATACCATTCAAAAATATAAATATACAGCTCGTAAGGAATTCTTAGGGAATGAATCGAAAGACGAAGAGTTTATAAATCTGTTAGAGGGATTAATTAACAATTAA
- the psiE gene encoding phosphate-starvation-inducible protein PsiE translates to MQTKTRLKDTITIIPKILQYLLNSCLTVLALLLSYLLIYEIWEFIRLILSSQSNDYKLFLAKILIFFLYFEFITMIVKYFKEEYHFPLRYFIYIGITAMLRLIIVEHEHPHETLLFSLVILVLIVCYFIINLTPRERPKKPWFLHKNE, encoded by the coding sequence GTGCAGACAAAAACGCGGTTAAAGGATACCATAACGATTATTCCAAAAATTCTACAATATCTGCTTAACAGCTGCCTTACAGTATTAGCATTATTATTATCATATCTACTTATATACGAAATTTGGGAGTTTATTAGGCTTATTCTTTCAAGTCAAAGTAATGACTATAAACTCTTTCTTGCAAAAATCCTCATTTTCTTTCTATATTTCGAGTTTATAACAATGATAGTGAAATACTTCAAAGAAGAATATCATTTTCCATTACGTTACTTTATATATATCGGGATAACGGCAATGTTACGACTCATTATCGTGGAGCACGAACATCCTCATGAAACTTTGCTCTTTTCTTTGGTCATTTTAGTTCTTATAGTTTGTTACTTCATCATTAATTTGACTCCCCGTGAACGTCCTAAAAAACCCTGGTTTCTTCATAAGAACGAATAA